The Vicia villosa cultivar HV-30 ecotype Madison, WI linkage group LG1, Vvil1.0, whole genome shotgun sequence genome includes a region encoding these proteins:
- the LOC131653730 gene encoding uncharacterized protein LOC131653730, giving the protein MVDGSFLGDYTRIYDYCHELLRANPGSTVKLNVQPAQEGSDDHRIHFRRLYICFAACKESFKLSRHFIGLDGCFLKGLCGGQILAAIDRDPNDQMLPIAFAVVESENKDSWTWFLELLIADLGGREECLTYTFISDQQKGLLPAMEELLPRVEQRFCVRHLYNNFRKRYPGKKLKEIIWKAAKSTYYQAWEKGDEEAFNSVILDSRSKPLITMVEEIRTYMMERWATNRLRFERLAYEEVLPNIRRKIEKTNSYTNMWLVSGTVLIIVCIVRMSDEHIFEVRHLENSAEKFTVNLKDRVCSCRRWELTGLPCVHSLSAMKSRNHKVDDYIPDYYRKSRYVEVYKPVIFPVNGSNLWVRTEYPDVLPPKYRKMLGRPKKRRNLEQGEIDGSDRKMRRTGFIVSCSRCKKPGHNKLTCKVPSTTQASQSVSAQASQPVTAQASQPVTAQASQATPQAFPNQASQPVTAQASQASQAKSKKIHLKSKKLPVRRPATPFTPPGPTTRLNAARTAVGPTTRRTTPTKRATPSWKI; this is encoded by the exons ATGGTTGATGGATCTTTCCTTGGGGATTATACAAGGATTTATGACTACTGCCATGAGTTGTTAAGAGCAAACCCAGGTTCAACTGTGAAATTGAATGTTCAACCAGCTCAAGAAGGTTCTGATGATCATAGGATTCACTTCAGAAGGTTGTACATTTGTTTTGCTGCTTGTAAGGAAAGTTTCAAATTAAGCAGGCATTTCATTGGGCTTGATGGATGTTTCTTGAAAGGACTTTGTGGAGGTCAAATCCTTGCAGCCATTGATAGAGATCCAAATGATCAAATGTTACCCATAGCATTTGCAGTGGTGGAGAGTGAAAACAAGGATAGCTGGACATGGTTCTTGGAGTTGCTTATTGCTGACCTTGGTGGAAGGGAAGAGTGCCTGACATACACATTTATTAGTGATCAGCAAAAG GGATTATTGCCTGCAATGGAAGAGCTTCTGCCTAGGGTAGAACAAAGATTTTGTGTCAGACATTTATACAACAACTTTAGGAAGAGGTATCCTGGAAAAAAACTTAAAGAAATTATTTGGAAAGCTGCCAAGTCTACTTATTACCAGGCTTGGGAAAAGGGAGATGAAG AGGCTTTCAATAGTGTCATATTGGATTCTAGGTCCAAACCATTGATAACCATGGTAGAGGAAATCAGAACATATATGATGGAGAGGTGGGCTACAAACAGGTTGAGGTTTGAAAGGCTAGCATATGAAGAAGTGCTACCAAACATTAGAAGGAAGATTGAGAAAACAAACTCATACACAAACATGTGGCTAGTCAG TGGAACAGTTTTGATTATTGTATGTATTGTTAGGATGTCTGATGAGCATATCTTTGAAGTGAGGCATCTTGAAAATTCTGCAGAAAAGTTCACAGTCAACTTGAAGGATAGAGTTTGTTCATGCAGAAGATGGGAGCTGACAGGCCTACCTTGTGTGCATTCACTTTCAGCCATGAAGAGTAGGAATCATAAGGTTGATGACTACATACCTGATTATTATAGAAAGTCAAGATATGTAGAAGTCTATAAACCTGTTATTTTTCCAGTTAATGGCTCTAATCTTTGGGTAAGAACAGAGTACCCTGATGTTCTGCCCCCAAAATATAGGAAAATGCTTGGAAGGCCTAAAAAGAGAAGGAATTTAGAGCAAGGTGAAATTGACGGGTCTGATAGAAAAATGAGAAGGACTGGATTTATTGTTTCATGCAGTAGGTGTAAAAAACCAGGTCACAACAAACTTACATGTAAGGTTCCTTCAACTACTCAAGCTTCCCAATCAGTTTCTGCCCAAGCTTCTCAACCGGTCACTGCCCAAGCTTCCCAACCAGTCACTGCCCAAGCATCTCAAGCAACACCTCAAGCATTTCCTAATCAAGCTTCCCAACCAGTCACTGCCCAAGCATCTCAAGCATCTCAAGCAAAGTCCAAGAAAATCCATTTAAAATCAAAGAAGTTGCCAGTTAGGAGGCCAGCTACCCCTTTCACACCACCTGGTCCTACAACAAGATTGAATGCAGCCAGAACAGCTGTAGGCCCAACAACAAGAAGGACAACTCCTACCAAGAGAGCCACCCCAAGCTGGAAAATTTAG